In Haematobia irritans isolate KBUSLIRL chromosome 1, ASM5000362v1, whole genome shotgun sequence, a genomic segment contains:
- the Xrp1 gene encoding xrp1: MNGYLYDISLKSIEAPTNTQAKYVEWMCEHTLNVWFAYDERQAYLLGKFLENSVNNTQGVENILGNAKTIVPAINAHLHFKPCDKKPRSKWHSASKSNLANHGPKPIPPTTTTNSKHTVSAAINLQQSPSIISLRRESDHLSKQTVQTITITTSTESPESIILMIQEPHYPLQTQYPPNTTVTTIPQMSNRNSPILNCTEPNKPTTSFANQQSLNCPNRTTVLKIPRQSSRPRIFLLTKPSKTPLVRKVISPIVHQKDLNLVTVPQSLEEKNGPKIAPRIIKIPFLTKSQNSVKINPLKLQTSREITKTPDQSQPLRDLKQIIAPSLLQTTKSELKSNESLIIKQEIIQYPQTNTKQSVKTPIQVNTVRQKPSSTLASMAGIELTGADMCPTSADMSGAMPPTATVEEINVPVFIDEYLQEAAISTLPATSTSNINNNNNNINYHHCLDTLENFEFDIELLTENKSKEQDKAVTAELPQTQLSADDIDYQPQTTTTTNTTDLLDHLIGNVIEEGTEMDTQNQQMLNDILGNQQQSYTNNNNNCADTCTDNVCNMATNFNDFLNMGNVNQFDFAPNSQNLNLYDDDDFDFSIFSPSIEDAVAIPNFDNENIDPFLNSQSESVMLPTNAPVLSQSSKFMPLTTRLSQDILEAEPQVASESTLYNIDPSICDIREEAAITTPNHYYVTNEDDNTMEDDVIETLEVLGDSCDSRNNPLKRSCSAQTQKHMQEKRIKLRLDTKRRNQVEENNELLDTPSIINIIDEMRADNSSEEPSTAIFSGIISNSPSDDCVALKSEIDECSRDQNFTCYSPAIGSSSIKSEIVYSDFSNDISPPFTPYSSNSNSILIKIDPPSPSSSIASTSASVTTKRGRGRPAKLHSDMPSISEIAHLPECERKKVLERAKNNEASRKSRLKNKERDMAIATEERDLTQRNSQLNMELETLQNIEKKLQQALKRRHT; this comes from the exons CCAAGATCAAAATGGCATTCAGCGTCGAAGTCCAATCTAGCCAATCACGGCCCCAAGCCAATACCACCAACAACAACCACGAACAGCAAGCATACAGTCAGTGCAGCAATAAACTTGCAACAATCCCCGTCTATTATATCGTTAAGACGGGAATCCGACCACTTGTCCAAACAAACGGTCCAAACAATAACCATAACTACGAGTACAGAAAGTCCGGAAAGTATAATATTGATGATACAGGAACCACACTACCCGTTGCAGACTCAATATCCCCCGAATACTACCGTAACGACAATACCACAGATGTCGAATCGAAATTCTCCCATACTAAATTGTACGGAGCCCAACAAGCCAACAACGTCGTTTGCGAATCAGCAATCATTGAATTGCCCGAATCGGACAACAGTGTTGAAGATACCAAGACAATCTTCGAGACCAAGAATATTTTTGCTTACCAAGCCTTCAAAAACGCCACTGGTTCGGAAAGTTATATCACCAATAGTCCATCAAAAAGATTTGAATCTGGTGACTGTCCCCCAATCCTTAGAAGAGAAAAACGGTCCGAAGATAGCCCCAAGGATAATAAAAATACCCTTTTTGACCAAGTCTCAAAACAGCGTAAAGATAAATCCATTGAAACTCCAAACGAGTCGAGAGATCACGAAAACCCCAGATCAATCGCAACCCCTAAGGGATCTAAAACAGATTATTGCTCCGTCGTTGCTACAAACGACCAAATCCGAGCTCAAGTCGAACGAATCTTTAATAATCAAACAAGAGATAATCCAATATCCTCAAACGAATACCAAGCAAAGCGTCAAGACACCAATACAAGTGAATACAGTAAGGCAGAAACCATCGTCGACATTGGCATCGATGGCCGGCATAGAGTTGACAGGTGCCGATATGTGCCCTACATCAGCGGATATGAGTGGAGCAATGCCGCCTACTGCTACAGTTGAAGAGATAAATGTTCCGGTATTCATAGATG AGTACTTGCAAGAAGCCGCAATATCGACTTTGCCAGCTACAAGCACttcaaatattaataataataacaacaatattAATTACCATCATTGCTTGGATaccttagaaaatttcgaattcGATATTGAACTGTTGacggaaaacaaaagcaaagaaCAGGACAAGGCAGTAACAGCGGAGTTGCCACAGACGCAATTATCTGCAGATGATATAGATTATCAACCTCAAACCACCACAACAACAAATACTACAGATCTATTGGAtcatttaattggaaacgttatTGAAGAAGGAACGGAAATGGACACACAAAATCAGCAAATGCTCAATGATATATTGGGCAACCAACAACAAAGTTAcactaacaacaacaataactgtGCAGACACCTGCACTGACAATGTATGTAATATGGCTACCAATTTCAATGACTTTCTCAATATGGGCAATGTCAACCAATTTGATTTTGCACCCAATAGTCAAAATCTAAAtctttatgatgatgatgattttgatttttcaatcttCAGTCCAAGCATTGAAGACGCCGTGGCTATTCCGAATTTCGATAATGAGAATATCGACCCTTTTCTTAATTCTCAATCGGAATCAGTTATGTTGCCAACGAATGCGCCAGTGTTGTCTCAATCTTCAAAATTCATGCCCTTGACGACAAGACTATCACAAGATATTTTAGAAGCTGAACCACAGGTTGCTTCTGAATCAACACTTTACAATATAGATCCTTCGATTTGTGATATCAGGGAGGAGGCAGCAATTACAACACCAAATCATTACTATGTCACCAATGAGGATGACAACACTATGGAGGACGATGTGATTGAGACATTAGAAGTTTTGGGAGATAGTTGTGACTCGAGGAACAATCCTTTGAAACGCAGCTGCAGCGCCCAAACACAAAAACACATGCAAGAGAAAAGAATTAAATTGCGTTTGGACACCAAACGCCGTAACCAAGTGGAGGAGAATAATGAGCTCCTTGATACACCAAGCATCATTAATATCATAGACGag ATGAGAGCCGACAATTCTAGTGAGGAACCCTCAACGGCTATATTTAGTGGAATTATCTCCAATTCTCCCTCTGACGATTGTGTTGCACTAAAGTCTGAAATCGATGAATGTTCTcgtgatcaaaattttacttgttatTCTCCAGCAATTGGGAGCTCCTCCATAAAATCTGAAATCGTTTATAGTGATTTCTCCAACGACATCTCTCCGCCATTCACTCCCTATAGCAGCAATTCTAATTCGATACTGATCAAAATCGATCCACCCTCCCCCAGTTCATCCATAGCCTCTACATCAGCATCGGTAACAACAAAGCGAGGTCGGGGACGCCCAGCAAAACTGCATAGTGATATGCCAAGTATCTCTGAAATTGCCCATTTGCCTGAGTGTGAGAGAAAAAAAGTATTGGAGAGAGCCAAGAACAACGAAGCTAGTCGCAAATCTCGTTTGAAGAATAAAGAACGCGACATGGCTATCGCAACGGAGGAACGTGATCTGACACAACGCAATTCCCAACTAAATATGGAACTGGAAACATTGCAGAATATCgagaaaaaattacaacaagCCCTTAAGCGTCGTCATACATGA